The following proteins are co-located in the Micromonospora viridifaciens genome:
- a CDS encoding sensor histidine kinase, with protein MSKRPKTAGSFLSRLRPANRLRDMPIWSKLGLIMIVPTIATIVVGTSGVIDHLGTLNNANRAGDLANLISYSGDLVDTLQDERVSAVLSLGANKVQSRAQYREAYNRANSRVDQSKAPYSRQRAAIQDLPRNFEVLLDRIDQNLADLPGIRSQVLNGKLTINSAEKSYEGLINDLLAIRDSATQMAGDTDLSDHMRAAAAVARQREYLSQRRVVVHQALAGKRLTPKLREQFIASETGQAQALQSFKAAATTADSEFFDQTVSGSDLREATKYTSYVNDSIDGDMSDPPFGTDQWDAAMVANAKLIRTVEAKLDRNVAAQADQLRSTTQRRVLLETGALAVVLVLAILFAYLVARSMARSLRELRQGALSVAQYGLPQAVARLRDPQVTGQLSPEQLANQIAEPLPVRSRDEFGQVTEAFNAVHLEAVRTAAEQAALRASVATMFVNLARRSQILVDRLIGHLDRLERGEEDPDRLAELFQLDHLATRMRRNDENLLVLAGADSTRVQREPAALIDVLRAAQSEVEHYTRIEFGVIDRDIEVAAHAVNDMVHLVAELFDNATAFSPPDSHVMVEARRVGDRASLYVEDRGIGISAEQLRELNERLATPPQVDVAVSRMMGLVVVARLASRHGVKVELRPGADRGTVADVTLPTSVLVPRALSGRGQQVPALPGAAAQQAPALPGPAAQQGGPAPALGAFAAFGSGPSTPSAPRPGGSGNQVTLGGRPFDPASPNGSGTPATAGGARSMPAWSDLTGATGLAGGAGGDAFAPRTPSGQPIEPLPQRRSPAEGDPGAGQQPAAIPRQLPSSPEAWPYGTPPVSAPPMPPISAPPLPPISGVPVSASPVSGQPVSASPVSGMPVSASPVSGQPVSVPPVSQVPPRPAPAPSVGAPPAWPPVAAPEPAAAPPVPERLAAGLDMTTELPRVARPEAPPAASRPVPAPAPQQAADRQRYADETMELPIFRELESAWFRTRRPGPEEAAAAAAANGAPTQQFAKVDPAGRAVQQTTSGTTGNTPMAHTPTAGGAPHDNGSANGGARPGFAEALPNRRVPQQSTGWQTAADDGWRAASAATEVPVVETTQKGLPKRVPMAQLVPGGVEKPTTSVERRTPEGVRGLLSAYHRGVQRGRNHPSDSNSAGPEGTPGGQKEQQG; from the coding sequence GTGAGCAAACGACCAAAGACGGCGGGCTCCTTCCTGTCGCGTCTGCGGCCGGCCAACCGGCTCCGCGACATGCCGATCTGGTCCAAGCTCGGTCTGATCATGATCGTGCCGACCATCGCCACGATCGTGGTGGGCACCAGCGGCGTGATCGACCATCTGGGCACGCTCAACAATGCCAACCGGGCCGGTGACCTGGCCAACCTGATCAGCTACTCAGGTGACCTGGTCGACACCCTGCAGGACGAGCGCGTCTCCGCCGTGCTCTCCCTCGGTGCCAACAAGGTCCAGAGCAGGGCCCAGTACCGGGAGGCCTACAACCGGGCCAACTCCCGGGTCGACCAGTCGAAGGCCCCCTACTCTCGGCAGCGGGCCGCGATCCAGGACCTGCCGAGGAACTTCGAGGTGCTGCTCGACCGGATCGACCAGAACCTCGCCGACCTCCCGGGCATCCGCAGCCAGGTCCTCAACGGCAAGCTGACCATCAACAGCGCGGAGAAGTCGTACGAGGGCCTGATCAACGACCTGCTCGCGATCCGCGATTCGGCCACCCAGATGGCCGGTGACACCGACCTGAGCGACCACATGCGCGCCGCCGCCGCGGTCGCCCGGCAGCGGGAGTACCTGTCCCAACGCCGGGTGGTCGTGCACCAGGCCCTGGCGGGCAAGCGCCTCACCCCGAAGCTGCGCGAGCAGTTCATCGCCAGCGAGACCGGCCAGGCGCAGGCGTTGCAGAGCTTCAAGGCGGCCGCCACCACGGCCGACTCCGAGTTCTTCGACCAGACCGTGTCCGGCTCGGATCTGCGCGAGGCGACCAAGTACACCTCCTACGTCAACGACAGCATCGACGGCGACATGTCCGACCCGCCGTTCGGGACGGACCAGTGGGACGCCGCCATGGTGGCCAACGCCAAGCTGATCCGGACGGTCGAGGCGAAGCTGGACCGAAACGTCGCCGCACAGGCCGACCAGCTCCGCTCGACCACGCAGCGCCGGGTGCTGCTGGAGACCGGCGCGCTGGCCGTCGTGCTGGTGCTGGCGATCCTCTTCGCGTACCTGGTCGCCCGCTCGATGGCGCGGTCGCTGCGCGAGCTGCGGCAGGGTGCCCTCTCGGTGGCCCAGTACGGCCTGCCGCAGGCGGTGGCCCGCCTCCGGGATCCGCAGGTCACCGGCCAGCTTTCGCCGGAGCAGCTGGCCAACCAGATCGCCGAGCCGCTGCCGGTCCGCAGCAGGGACGAGTTCGGGCAGGTGACCGAGGCGTTCAACGCCGTCCACCTGGAGGCCGTCCGGACCGCCGCCGAGCAGGCTGCCCTCCGGGCGTCCGTCGCGACGATGTTCGTCAACCTGGCCCGCCGGTCGCAGATCCTGGTCGACCGGTTGATCGGCCACCTCGACCGGCTGGAGCGCGGCGAGGAGGACCCGGACCGGCTGGCCGAGCTGTTCCAGCTCGACCACCTGGCCACCCGGATGCGCCGTAACGACGAGAACCTGCTGGTCCTCGCCGGCGCGGACTCCACCCGCGTGCAGCGCGAGCCGGCCGCCCTCATCGACGTGCTCCGCGCCGCCCAGTCCGAGGTCGAGCACTACACCCGGATCGAGTTCGGCGTGATCGACCGGGACATCGAGGTCGCCGCGCACGCCGTCAACGACATGGTGCACCTGGTCGCCGAGCTGTTCGACAACGCCACCGCCTTCTCCCCGCCGGACTCGCACGTCATGGTGGAGGCCCGGCGGGTCGGCGACCGCGCCTCGCTCTACGTCGAGGACCGGGGCATCGGCATCAGCGCGGAGCAGTTGCGCGAGCTGAACGAGCGGCTCGCCACGCCGCCGCAGGTGGACGTCGCGGTCTCCCGGATGATGGGCCTGGTCGTGGTCGCCCGACTGGCGTCCCGGCACGGCGTCAAGGTCGAGCTGCGGCCCGGCGCGGACCGGGGCACGGTCGCGGACGTCACCCTGCCCACCTCGGTCCTGGTGCCGCGCGCCCTCTCCGGCCGAGGCCAGCAGGTGCCCGCCCTGCCCGGCGCCGCGGCCCAGCAGGCGCCCGCCCTCCCCGGCCCCGCGGCCCAGCAGGGCGGTCCGGCCCCCGCGCTCGGCGCCTTCGCCGCCTTCGGCAGCGGCCCGAGCACCCCATCGGCCCCGCGCCCCGGCGGGTCCGGCAACCAGGTGACGCTCGGCGGGCGGCCCTTCGACCCGGCATCGCCCAACGGCTCCGGCACCCCGGCCACCGCCGGCGGGGCGCGCTCGATGCCGGCCTGGTCCGACCTCACCGGCGCCACCGGCCTCGCCGGCGGTGCCGGCGGCGATGCCTTCGCCCCGCGTACGCCGAGCGGCCAGCCGATCGAGCCGCTGCCGCAGCGGCGCAGCCCGGCCGAGGGCGACCCCGGCGCCGGCCAGCAGCCGGCGGCCATCCCGCGGCAGTTGCCGAGCAGCCCCGAGGCGTGGCCCTACGGCACGCCGCCGGTGTCGGCTCCGCCGATGCCGCCGATCTCGGCGCCACCGCTGCCGCCGATCTCCGGTGTGCCGGTCTCGGCCTCGCCCGTCTCGGGCCAGCCGGTGTCGGCCTCGCCCGTCTCCGGCATGCCGGTGTCGGCCTCGCCCGTCTCGGGCCAGCCGGTCTCGGTGCCGCCGGTCAGCCAGGTGCCGCCGCGTCCCGCTCCCGCCCCGAGCGTGGGTGCCCCGCCGGCCTGGCCGCCGGTCGCCGCGCCCGAACCGGCCGCCGCCCCGCCGGTGCCGGAGCGCCTCGCCGCCGGCCTCGACATGACCACCGAGCTGCCCCGGGTCGCCCGCCCCGAGGCACCGCCGGCCGCCAGCCGGCCGGTGCCCGCGCCGGCCCCGCAGCAGGCGGCCGACCGCCAGCGGTACGCGGACGAGACGATGGAGCTGCCGATCTTCCGGGAGCTGGAGTCGGCCTGGTTCCGCACCCGACGGCCGGGGCCGGAGGAGGCGGCCGCAGCGGCGGCGGCGAACGGCGCCCCGACCCAGCAGTTCGCCAAGGTCGACCCCGCCGGCCGGGCCGTCCAGCAGACAACATCCGGGACGACAGGTAACACGCCGATGGCACACACTCCGACTGCCGGCGGAGCGCCGCACGACAACGGGTCGGCGAATGGGGGCGCACGTCCCGGTTTCGCCGAGGCACTGCCGAACCGGCGGGTGCCGCAGCAGTCCACCGGCTGGCAGACGGCGGCCGACGAC
- a CDS encoding adenosine deaminase: MVAIRYEDIVKVPKALLHDHLDGGLRPATIVELAAEVGHELPTTDPEALGRWFVEAANSGSLERYLETFAHTVAVMQTAPALRRVARECALDLAADGVVYAEVRFAPEQHLERNLTLDEVVEAVVAGFAEGSAIAAEAGTPIRVGTLLTAMRHAARSQEIAELAVRHRDTGVVGFDIAGAEAGFPPTRHLDAFEYLQRENFHFTIHAGEAFGLPSIWQAIQWCGADRLGHGVRIVDDITPGPPPVLGRLAAYVRDKRIPLELCPSSNVQTGAAPSIAEHPIGLLRDLRFRVTVNTDNRLMSGTSMSREMALLVEAFGYGWKELQWFTINAMKSAFIPFDERLKIIDEVIKPAYAKLIG, encoded by the coding sequence ATGGTCGCAATCCGGTACGAGGACATCGTCAAGGTCCCGAAGGCGTTGCTGCACGATCACCTCGACGGCGGTCTGCGGCCCGCGACGATCGTGGAGCTGGCCGCCGAGGTGGGCCACGAGCTGCCCACCACCGACCCGGAGGCGCTCGGCCGCTGGTTCGTCGAGGCGGCGAACTCGGGCTCGCTGGAGCGCTACCTGGAGACGTTCGCGCACACCGTGGCGGTCATGCAGACCGCGCCCGCGCTGCGCCGGGTGGCCCGCGAGTGCGCGCTCGACCTGGCCGCCGACGGCGTGGTCTACGCCGAGGTCCGGTTCGCCCCCGAGCAGCACCTGGAGCGGAACCTCACCCTCGACGAGGTGGTCGAGGCGGTGGTGGCCGGCTTCGCGGAGGGCAGCGCAATCGCCGCCGAGGCGGGCACCCCGATCCGGGTGGGCACGCTGCTCACCGCGATGCGGCACGCCGCCCGCTCGCAGGAGATCGCCGAGCTCGCCGTCCGGCACCGGGACACCGGGGTGGTCGGCTTCGACATCGCGGGCGCGGAGGCGGGCTTCCCGCCCACCCGGCACCTGGACGCCTTCGAGTACCTCCAGCGGGAGAACTTCCACTTCACCATCCACGCCGGTGAGGCGTTCGGGCTGCCGTCGATCTGGCAGGCGATCCAGTGGTGCGGCGCCGACCGGCTCGGCCACGGGGTCCGGATCGTCGACGACATCACCCCGGGCCCGCCGCCGGTGCTGGGCCGGCTGGCCGCGTACGTCCGGGACAAGCGGATCCCACTGGAGCTGTGCCCCTCGTCGAACGTGCAGACCGGGGCGGCGCCGTCGATCGCCGAACACCCGATCGGGCTGCTGCGCGACCTCCGTTTCCGGGTGACCGTCAACACCGACAACCGGCTGATGAGCGGCACCTCCATGTCGCGGGAGATGGCGCTGCTGGTGGAGGCCTTCGGCTACGGCTGGAAGGAACTCCAGTGGTTCACGATCAACGCGATGAAGAGCGCGTTCATCCCGTTCGACGAGCGGCTGAAGATCATCGACGAGGTGATCAAGCCGGCGTACGCCAAGCTGATCGGCTGA
- a CDS encoding MarR family winged helix-turn-helix transcriptional regulator — protein MDEPRWLDERENRAWRGYRRMRRLLDLELARELMQDAGLSEPDYDVLSDLSETPDQRLRLSELADRMLWSRSRLSHHLTRMQQRGLVTREECPSDGRGAFVVLTPAGRRAIEAAAPGHVDAVRRHLIDLLTPEEIEALGALTHRVVDRLTAGRRTNPAEV, from the coding sequence ATGGACGAACCACGCTGGCTGGACGAGCGGGAGAACCGGGCCTGGCGCGGTTACCGCCGGATGCGCCGCCTGCTCGACCTGGAGCTGGCCCGGGAGCTGATGCAGGACGCCGGCCTCTCCGAGCCGGACTACGACGTCCTCTCCGACCTCTCCGAGACGCCCGACCAGCGGCTCCGGCTGAGCGAGCTGGCCGACCGGATGCTCTGGTCGCGCAGCCGGCTCTCCCACCACCTCACCCGGATGCAGCAGCGCGGCCTGGTCACCCGCGAGGAGTGCCCGTCCGACGGCCGGGGCGCGTTCGTGGTGCTCACTCCCGCGGGCCGGCGGGCCATCGAGGCGGCGGCCCCCGGCCACGTCGACGCCGTCCGCCGGCACCTGATCGACCTGCTCACCCCGGAGGAAATCGAGGCGCTCGGTGCGCTGACCCACCGGGTCGTCGACCGGCTCACCGCCGGGCGGCGGACCAACCCGGCCGAGGTCTGA
- a CDS encoding putative RNA methyltransferase, whose protein sequence is MDVRILDRLRCPVCGEPLAETTAGTARALRCPRRHSFDIARQGYVNLLAGRAPHTGDSAEMVAARADFLAAGHYETVAAALAATAAEIVDKTPVAPGEAASAHGARRRAAGNPYPLVVDAGAGTGWYLAAVLAALPDAVGLALDVAKPALRRAARAHPRAAAALADTWQRLPLADHSAALLLNVFAPRNGPEFHRVLDPAGALLVVTPAADHLTELVDALDLLRVDPAKADRVAGSLSAHFTEESAGEHRARLALRRTEVATLVGMGPSAWHTDPARLAERITALPEPVPVTLAVRIGVHRPR, encoded by the coding sequence GTGGACGTCCGCATCCTCGACCGGCTGCGCTGCCCGGTCTGCGGCGAGCCGCTGGCCGAGACCACCGCCGGCACCGCCCGCGCCCTGCGCTGCCCGCGCCGGCACAGCTTCGACATCGCCCGCCAGGGGTACGTCAACCTGCTCGCCGGCCGCGCCCCGCACACCGGGGACAGCGCCGAGATGGTGGCCGCCCGCGCCGACTTCCTCGCCGCCGGCCACTACGAAACCGTCGCCGCCGCACTCGCCGCCACCGCCGCCGAGATCGTCGACAAGACCCCCGTCGCACCCGGGGAGGCAGCGTCCGCGCACGGTGCCCGCCGCCGAGCGGCGGGGAACCCGTACCCCCTGGTGGTGGACGCCGGCGCGGGCACCGGCTGGTACCTCGCGGCGGTGCTGGCGGCGCTGCCGGACGCCGTCGGCCTGGCCCTCGACGTCGCCAAGCCGGCGCTGCGCCGGGCGGCCCGGGCCCATCCGCGGGCGGCGGCGGCGCTCGCCGACACCTGGCAGCGGCTGCCCCTGGCCGACCACTCCGCCGCGCTGCTGCTGAACGTCTTCGCGCCGCGCAACGGCCCGGAGTTCCACCGGGTGCTCGACCCGGCCGGCGCGCTGCTCGTGGTCACCCCGGCCGCGGACCACCTCACCGAGCTGGTCGACGCGCTCGACCTGCTCCGGGTGGATCCGGCCAAGGCGGACCGGGTCGCCGGCAGCCTCAGCGCGCACTTCACTGAGGAATCGGCCGGCGAGCACCGGGCCCGGCTGGCCCTGCGCCGCACCGAGGTGGCCACGCTGGTCGGCATGGGTCCCAGCGCCTGGCACACCGACCCGGCCCGGCTCGCCGAGCGGATCACGGCGCTGCCCGAGCCGGTGCCGGTGACCCTCGCCGTCCGGATCGGCGTGCACCGGCCCCGCTGA
- a CDS encoding DUF4272 domain-containing protein, whose amino-acid sequence MRVPAPDPRAVREASLDELSRLGLPLPPPQFPLVWEPGDEIELRPTAELEARIAVLHLILARCFGMPAQAAMSWLLESHLVDTVTPPEWQFVVGGKGDHRSFVLHHDALFSLAWVLGLAKELDPTVPVDERLVERMPNFVGGETYPQWRARILAAPQHPADAAALLDLHYCLDWAYLESERTGRPLPGLVDANAIGQRRWALEWAVVLRGPYHDEPPGWEEVDLST is encoded by the coding sequence GTGCGCGTACCCGCCCCTGATCCCCGGGCCGTCCGTGAGGCGAGCCTCGACGAGCTGTCCCGGCTGGGGCTGCCGCTGCCGCCACCGCAGTTCCCGTTGGTCTGGGAGCCGGGGGACGAGATCGAGCTGCGCCCCACCGCCGAGCTGGAGGCGCGGATCGCGGTGCTGCACCTCATCCTGGCCCGCTGTTTCGGGATGCCCGCGCAGGCGGCGATGAGCTGGCTGCTGGAGTCGCACCTGGTCGACACGGTGACCCCGCCGGAGTGGCAGTTCGTGGTGGGCGGCAAGGGCGACCACCGCTCGTTCGTGCTGCACCACGACGCGCTCTTCTCGCTGGCCTGGGTGCTCGGGCTGGCCAAGGAGCTGGACCCGACGGTGCCGGTGGACGAGCGGCTGGTCGAGCGGATGCCCAACTTCGTCGGCGGGGAGACGTACCCGCAGTGGCGGGCGCGGATCCTGGCCGCGCCGCAGCATCCGGCCGACGCGGCCGCCCTGCTCGACCTGCACTACTGCCTGGACTGGGCGTACCTGGAGTCGGAGCGCACCGGGCGGCCGCTGCCCGGGCTGGTGGACGCGAACGCGATCGGGCAGCGCCGCTGGGCGCTGGAGTGGGCGGTGGTGCTGCGCGGGCCGTACCACGACGAGCCGCCGGGTTGGGAAGAGGTCGACCTGTCCACGTAA
- a CDS encoding thymidine phosphorylase produces the protein MSAFTAVDVIRTKRDGGVLSDGQIDWVVDAYTKGLVADEQMSALAMAILLRGMTGPEIARWTAAMIASGERLDLSAVARPTVDKHSTGGVGDKITLPLTPLVAACGAAVPQLSGRGLGHTGGTLDKLESIPGWRAALSNAEFIAQLRDVGAVICAAGDGLAPADRKLYALRDVTGTVEAIPLIASSIMSKKIAEGTGALVLDVKVGSGAFMKTVDDARELARTMVELGKAHGVRTVALLTDMSTPLGLAIGNAVEVTESVEVLAGGGPADVVELTLALAREMLAAAGLPDADPEAALRDGRAMDAWRTMIRAQGGDPDAPMPTANEVEVVRATEDGYVATIDAYAMGVAAWRLGAGRARKEDPVSIPAGVVLHKRPGDPVRVGEPLYELRAEHAERVPAALAAAQRAIRIAPESPAATPLVIERID, from the coding sequence GTGAGTGCTTTTACGGCGGTTGATGTCATCCGGACCAAGCGGGACGGGGGCGTGCTGAGCGACGGGCAGATCGACTGGGTCGTCGACGCGTACACCAAGGGGCTGGTGGCCGACGAGCAGATGTCGGCGCTGGCCATGGCGATCCTGCTGCGCGGCATGACCGGCCCGGAGATCGCCCGGTGGACCGCCGCGATGATCGCCAGCGGGGAGCGCCTGGACCTCTCGGCGGTGGCCCGGCCGACCGTGGACAAGCACTCCACCGGCGGCGTCGGTGACAAGATCACCCTGCCGCTCACCCCGCTCGTCGCCGCCTGCGGTGCGGCGGTGCCGCAGCTGAGCGGCCGGGGCCTCGGCCACACCGGCGGCACGTTGGACAAGCTGGAGTCGATCCCCGGCTGGCGGGCCGCGCTGAGCAACGCGGAGTTCATCGCCCAGCTCCGCGACGTCGGCGCGGTGATCTGCGCGGCCGGCGACGGGCTGGCCCCGGCCGACCGCAAGCTGTACGCGCTGCGCGACGTCACCGGCACCGTGGAGGCGATCCCGCTGATCGCCAGCTCGATCATGAGCAAGAAGATCGCCGAGGGCACCGGGGCACTGGTGCTGGACGTGAAGGTGGGCTCCGGCGCGTTCATGAAGACCGTCGACGACGCCCGCGAGCTGGCCCGGACCATGGTCGAGCTGGGCAAGGCGCACGGGGTGCGGACGGTCGCGCTGCTCACCGACATGTCCACCCCGCTCGGTCTGGCCATCGGCAACGCCGTCGAGGTGACCGAGTCGGTCGAGGTGCTCGCCGGGGGCGGCCCGGCCGACGTGGTGGAGCTGACCCTGGCGCTGGCCCGGGAGATGCTCGCCGCCGCGGGCCTGCCCGACGCCGACCCGGAGGCGGCGCTGCGCGACGGCCGCGCGATGGACGCCTGGCGGACGATGATCCGGGCGCAGGGCGGCGACCCGGACGCCCCGATGCCGACGGCGAACGAGGTCGAGGTGGTGCGTGCCACCGAAGACGGCTACGTCGCCACTATCGACGCGTACGCCATGGGGGTGGCCGCCTGGCGGCTCGGCGCCGGCCGGGCCCGCAAGGAGGACCCGGTGAGCATCCCGGCGGGGGTGGTGCTGCACAAGCGCCCCGGCGACCCGGTACGGGTCGGCGAGCCGCTGTACGAGCTGCGCGCCGAGCACGCGGAGCGGGTCCCGGCCGCGCTGGCCGCGGCGCAGCGGGCGATCCGGATCGCCCCGGAATCCCCGGCCGCGACGCCGCTGGTGATCGAGCGGATCGACTGA
- a CDS encoding cytidine deaminase, with the protein MEIDWERLRAAATEVMRHAYVPYSKFPVGAAALVDDGRVVVGCNVENAAYGVVLCAECGVVSSLHATGGGRIVALSCVDATGEPLMPCGRCRQLLWENGGPECLIEAKGGPLRMTELLPHAFDVADMEAVTGERPVPVVPDRLAAWRGRGTVFVHADLSAGQQVWTAYWERSAGDTEGTETGVLEEGPTWDDPAEAITWGLARTPRVVVVDASGAIFWAGEGEPPLEIPVRWG; encoded by the coding sequence ATGGAGATCGACTGGGAGCGGCTGCGGGCCGCCGCCACCGAGGTGATGCGGCACGCGTACGTGCCGTACTCGAAGTTCCCGGTCGGGGCGGCCGCCCTGGTCGACGACGGCCGGGTGGTGGTCGGCTGCAACGTGGAGAACGCCGCGTACGGCGTGGTCCTCTGCGCCGAGTGCGGGGTGGTCTCCTCGCTGCACGCCACCGGCGGCGGCCGGATCGTCGCCCTGTCCTGCGTGGACGCCACCGGCGAGCCGCTGATGCCCTGCGGCCGGTGCCGCCAGCTGCTGTGGGAGAACGGCGGGCCGGAGTGCCTGATCGAGGCCAAGGGTGGCCCGCTGCGGATGACGGAGCTGCTGCCGCACGCGTTCGACGTGGCGGACATGGAGGCGGTGACCGGCGAGCGCCCGGTGCCCGTGGTGCCGGACCGGCTGGCCGCCTGGCGGGGCCGGGGCACCGTCTTCGTGCACGCGGACCTCTCCGCCGGGCAGCAGGTCTGGACGGCGTACTGGGAGCGGTCGGCCGGGGACACCGAGGGCACCGAGACCGGCGTGCTGGAGGAGGGCCCCACCTGGGACGACCCGGCGGAGGCGATCACCTGGGGGCTGGCGCGTACGCCGCGCGTGGTGGTGGTGGACGCGTCGGGCGCGATCTTCTGGGCTGGTGAGGGTGAGCCGCCGCTGGAGATTCCGGTTCGTTGGGGTTGA
- a CDS encoding ABC transporter permease, protein MTTIAVPEVAVTAVDEGFWTRTRKIGAVLLALGVLAAGLFGAFATDQEARFTLSETEGGAALTIHGTTGAILFGIIAAAAGAALLAGVPKRWFTVLLGVGLVAFVASFLCWQVSAAPEGRNFMPMVNIVRGTFLLALPLIFGSLAGVLCERSGVVNVAIEGQLLMGAFSGALFGSLSGNVWVGLVAAAIGGAFISLLLAVFAIRYLVDQVVMGIVLNLLAVGITGFLYERLMQANAMKYNSAPRFSNWEIPLLKDIPVLGPALFRSSIFLYLGLLLVLVIHVALFRTRWGLRTRSVGEHPTAADTLGVKVLRLRYRNVIMAGLVAGVGGASYTLAMYSFTKNMIGGKGFIALAALIFGRWSPTGALLAALFFGFADQLATYLGAVGSSIPSQFLAMLPYLATILAVAGLVGRVRAPAADGKPYVKG, encoded by the coding sequence ATGACCACCATCGCTGTCCCCGAGGTCGCCGTCACTGCGGTCGACGAGGGATTCTGGACCCGCACCCGCAAGATCGGGGCGGTTCTGCTGGCGCTGGGCGTGCTCGCGGCGGGGCTCTTCGGGGCGTTCGCCACCGATCAGGAGGCCCGGTTCACGCTCAGCGAGACCGAGGGCGGCGCCGCCCTGACAATCCATGGCACCACCGGCGCGATCCTGTTCGGGATCATCGCCGCCGCGGCCGGCGCCGCGCTGCTCGCCGGGGTGCCGAAGCGCTGGTTCACCGTGCTGCTCGGCGTCGGGCTGGTCGCCTTCGTGGCGAGCTTCCTCTGCTGGCAGGTCTCCGCCGCCCCCGAGGGCCGCAACTTCATGCCGATGGTCAACATCGTCCGCGGCACCTTCCTGCTGGCGCTGCCGCTGATCTTCGGCTCGCTGGCCGGCGTGCTCTGCGAGCGGTCCGGCGTGGTCAACGTGGCGATCGAGGGCCAGCTGCTGATGGGCGCCTTCTCCGGCGCGCTGTTCGGCAGCCTCTCCGGCAACGTCTGGGTCGGGCTGGTCGCCGCCGCGATCGGCGGCGCGTTCATCTCGCTCCTGCTCGCCGTGTTCGCCATCCGCTACCTGGTCGACCAGGTGGTCATGGGCATCGTGCTCAACCTGCTCGCGGTCGGCATCACCGGCTTCCTCTACGAGCGGCTGATGCAGGCGAACGCGATGAAATACAACAGCGCCCCCCGGTTCAGCAACTGGGAGATCCCGCTGCTCAAGGACATCCCGGTGCTCGGCCCGGCGCTGTTCCGCAGCAGCATCTTCCTCTACCTCGGCCTGCTGCTGGTGCTGGTCATCCACGTCGCGCTGTTCCGTACCCGGTGGGGGCTGCGGACCCGCTCGGTCGGGGAGCACCCCACCGCCGCGGACACCCTCGGCGTGAAGGTGCTGCGGCTGCGCTACCGCAACGTGATCATGGCGGGGCTGGTGGCCGGCGTGGGTGGCGCGTCGTACACCCTGGCGATGTACTCGTTCACCAAGAACATGATCGGCGGTAAGGGCTTCATCGCCCTCGCCGCGCTGATCTTCGGCCGGTGGAGCCCCACCGGGGCGCTGCTCGCGGCGCTCTTCTTCGGCTTCGCCGACCAGCTCGCCACGTACCTGGGGGCGGTCGGTAGCAGCATCCCCAGCCAGTTCCTGGCGATGCTGCCGTACCTGGCGACGATCCTGGCCGTGGCCGGGCTGGTCGGCAGGGTGCGGGCCCCGGCGGCCGACGGCAAGCCGTACGTCAAGGGCTGA